In the Paenibacillus sp. FSL R7-0337 genome, GCTGGCCCTCACAATGAACTGATGAACCTTCAGGGACATTACTTCCAGATGTTTAAGGTACAGGCGGATGCTTATTGACAAAGCGTTAGAATCCGGCTATATTTGATTTCGGTAAATTATATTTCGCGCAATTAATAGGAGGAGCATACTGATGTCCGAATCCAATCAGGCTTTTGGTCAAGCGCTGGTGAAATCTTTGGTAGGGGAGCGCGGACATATTCCGATCGCCCGGGCTTTGCCGGATCTGACACTGGAGCTTGCAGGTTATACTATAGAGGGAATTCCCTACTCCATCTATCAGTTGGTGAAGCATATGGGCTACTGGCAGGATTTCATGCTGACCCATCTGGAGGGCGGCCAGCCGCAGCGGCCTGCAAGCGTACAGGAGAGCTGGCCTGCAGAGAAGGCCCCATCAGAGGAGTCCCAGCTTCAAGAAGCGATCACGCATTTGCTGGAAGGGGTCGAGAAGGCGGTTTCCA is a window encoding:
- a CDS encoding DinB family protein gives rise to the protein MSESNQAFGQALVKSLVGERGHIPIARALPDLTLELAGYTIEGIPYSIYQLVKHMGYWQDFMLTHLEGGQPQRPASVQESWPAEKAPSEESQLQEAITHLLEGVEKAVSIAQTAQLDEPLAHFPGETKGGLLRNIASHNSYHLGEIVLLRRLQGAWPPPGGGYPA